CATTGGGGGATGTCATGGAAAAATATACAGAGCAGGTAAAGCTCTCGGCTGTCAGGGATTATTGTTCCGGAAGCGCAGGCCACAGAGAGGTTGCGCATAGACATGGCGTCGATGTTTCATCGCTTCGAAAGTGGATCGCGGCATACCAGGCGCTCGGTGCTGCGGCGCTGATGAGTTTGATCCAGTCAGCCAAGCTCAACGGTAAGCGCCCGGCGAAGTCACCTAGCTGAGACCACCTCGAAGATCGTCTGAAAGGTGCCTGAAGTCGAATGCACCATTTATCTATCGATGGATTACCCTCCCATACGCTGTAAAAGCTCGTCGAGCCTCCTGAATTGAGCGGTGTCCCTGAGAGTTGGGTCTGACTGCACGATTGAGTTCAAGCATTGTCGGAGCTCTTCAGGGAGGACGTGATGCTCCCCGGTAACAGCCTCAAGAAGTGCTAGCGAGTCCTTTGGATAAAGACTGCAATGACCTGAGTCAGCCAAGCTTTGCATCACGGAATAAGAGAACTCCAATGGCATCAACCAATCGAAAATGGCCTTTAAGGCTACAGGGAATTTTTCCCCGGCGGCCAATGCCAACTGAGCGAGAGAGTCTGCGATTCTCTCAGTTTTCAGCTCCAAACTTTTTGGCCATATCCCCTCCCAGAACGGCTGTATACGGTTCGACCAATTTTCCTCCCGTTGACCCGCTGCACCTTCCAGGGCTTGTGAGAGCGCCTGTGCCGACTCCTCTAGCCCATCGACGGGCAGCGCCGCAATGGCTGTGCGCAGTTCTTGGACGGAGAAGCCTTCAACTGGGCCTATTGCTACATAAGTGAAGAAAGCGGCGAATTGCTGCTTGTGCTCACCCAGCTCCTCGTAGTGATGTGCAGTCTGCAGGAATTCAGGTTTGAAGGCGGCTAGCAGCGGTTGGTAGAG
This genomic stretch from Pseudomonas deceptionensis harbors:
- a CDS encoding transposase, whose translation is MEKYTEQVKLSAVRDYCSGSAGHREVAHRHGVDVSSLRKWIAAYQALGAAALMSLIQSAKLNGKRPAKSPS